The nucleotide sequence TTTCATGATAGTACTTTAAAAGAAATGTGTAAATATTATCCTATGACCGAAAATACAATGTTAAATATAAGTGGAGTGGGAGAAGTTAAGTACAAGAAATATGGAGAGTTATTTATGGAAAAAATCAAAAAATATCTTGATCAAAATGATTTAGAAGAATATTCGAAAAAGAGATAAATTGATTACATAATTTAAATAGTTTATAATTAAAGTAAAGAGATAGAAATTATTTATCAGGAAGTGATATAATGATTGAAAATTTTGAAAAGCTAAAAAAATATTTTTCAAAGTTTGATGTTGTTAAAGCAGCTTATTTATTTGGATCTTATGCTACAGGTAATAATAATAAAATGAGTGACATTGATATAGCAGTATTAGTAAGAAATAATTGTAAAAATAAAAATATAAAAATAGATATGTTAAAAGGTTTAGTTGAACTTGGATATGATGATATTGATTTAGTGATTTTAAATAGGCTATCAATTGTGGGAAAATATGAAGTAGTTAAACATAATAAAATTTTATATAAAAGTAGTGATTTCGATGCAAATAGTTATTTTTCTTTAGTTGTTAGAAAATATTTAGACTTTAAACCTTTACTTAAAGTGCAGAGGGAATATCTTAAGGAGAGGATTTTAAATGCTTAAATTAGAAGTTTTACAGAAGAGAATAGAAAAAGCATGTGAATACTTAAAATTTCTTGAAGATGTCAAAAAAAATTATAATTTGAGTTTCCCCATTTTTTAAAACAGCTATACTTATGACATTTGTCATATTGGTAAAGAAAGCAATCTTAAGTTGTGTGATTGCCGATTAAGATAATAACTTTTTAAAAATTTCTTGATACCACTAGTTGTTTTTTCTAAAATTCCTTTTATTCCATCAGCTATTGCATAATAATCAAATTGTTGTTTTTTAAACCTAAAATATTCTTCTATCTTCCAGCGTTTTATATATGCTTTTAAAATTGCTAAAGTTAATTTTTTGGCTTTAGGTTTTATATTTGTTATTAACATCATAGGTTCTTTTCCTCTACCATGAATTATAACTAAAGTTAAATCTTTATTTTTTAATGCTGGTAATTTTATTGGTGCATAGCTGAATTTAACTTTTCTTTTTCTTCCATGTTTATCAGTGTAATAATTAACATATTTACCTTTATATAAATTAGCTATTTTCAAGATATTTATGCTTTTTCCTTTGTATATCACATTTCTATTATTCTTTGATCTAATTACAAAGTCTTTGTTACCTTTAATAAAGTATTTATAATACTTGTTTGCATCATAACCTCTATCTAGGGCATAAACACCTTTATTACTAAAATGTTTTTCTACAAAATCAAGTCCTTTAAATGCTTCTATATTCCTACTTTTAAAGCCTTTTTCAAGTCTTGAATATATTTTAGAATAGATTCCTATTGGTAATTGTTTTTTATCTGTCAAAGCTGCAATTTCAAAAGTATCA is from Halanaerobiales bacterium and encodes:
- a CDS encoding nucleotidyltransferase domain-containing protein, whose amino-acid sequence is MIENFEKLKKYFSKFDVVKAAYLFGSYATGNNNKMSDIDIAVLVRNNCKNKNIKIDMLKGLVELGYDDIDLVILNRLSIVGKYEVVKHNKILYKSSDFDANSYFSLVVRKYLDFKPLLKVQREYLKERILNA
- a CDS encoding transposase, yielding MTNYTKLSYQLKRKNTNFSKKISKNISKPKTKFVTQTIYGLLKGQSILLSDIARSLKEKITLKKTIDRLSRNLKNFDEHKNIKENYINNISSYITDNTVFCCDKSDIAKPYGEKMEAIDYIRDGSKNERAKGYDTFEIAALTDKKQLPIGIYSKIYSRLEKGFKSRNIEAFKGLDFVEKHFSNKGVYALDRGYDANKYYKYFIKGNKDFVIRSKNNRNVIYKGKSINILKIANLYKGKYVNYYTDKHGRKRKVKFSYAPIKLPALKNKDLTLVIIHGRGKEPMMLITNIKPKAKKLTLAILKAYIKRWKIEEYFRFKKQQFDYYAIADGIKGILEKTTSGIKKFLKSYYLNRQSHNLRLLSLPI